A window from Hyalangium ruber encodes these proteins:
- a CDS encoding lysylphosphatidylglycerol synthase transmembrane domain-containing protein — MKRAVKLIASLLVTILFSWWAFRDTDWKSQWASLRSADYIYVLPYFAILLLIHLCRTLRWGFLLSGMQRVAFRPLNEASGIGFMMLLVLPFRLGEFARPFLIAQRSTIRRSAAMTSVVLERITDGLFVATLLRGLLFFLPTETEAVRLVKLGSTLMFAVFGGGLAFLFFARWQHDRAVHLVRATVGRVVPKLADKMADVVDGFVGAMRQLPDAKGLVGFFLCTVVYWGLNGAGMALVSRAFSCSGVTDAACQPMGLSLYQGYVVMTVLVVGLMIPAAPGMMGTFQAATKVGLSLFLPAAVVNSSGLAYANVVWLCQTVQQVGLGLVLLSLGHLSFRDIATKLDKEGEASAPVA; from the coding sequence GTGAAGCGTGCCGTCAAGCTCATCGCCAGCCTGCTGGTCACCATCCTGTTCTCCTGGTGGGCGTTCCGAGACACCGACTGGAAGTCGCAGTGGGCCAGTCTGCGCTCGGCCGACTACATCTACGTCCTGCCGTACTTCGCCATCCTGCTGCTCATCCACCTGTGCCGGACGCTGAGGTGGGGGTTTCTGCTCTCGGGCATGCAGCGGGTGGCGTTCCGGCCGCTCAACGAGGCCTCCGGCATCGGCTTCATGATGTTGCTGGTGCTGCCGTTCCGGCTGGGCGAGTTCGCGCGCCCCTTCCTCATCGCCCAGCGCAGCACCATCCGCCGCAGCGCGGCGATGACCTCGGTGGTGCTCGAGCGGATTACCGACGGGCTCTTCGTGGCCACGCTGCTGCGGGGGCTGCTCTTCTTCCTGCCCACGGAGACGGAGGCGGTGCGCCTGGTGAAGCTGGGCTCCACGCTGATGTTCGCCGTGTTCGGTGGCGGGCTGGCCTTCCTGTTCTTCGCGCGCTGGCAGCACGACCGGGCGGTCCACCTGGTGCGTGCCACGGTGGGGCGGGTGGTGCCGAAGCTGGCCGACAAGATGGCGGACGTGGTGGACGGCTTCGTGGGAGCGATGCGCCAGCTGCCCGATGCCAAGGGGCTGGTGGGCTTCTTTCTCTGCACCGTGGTCTACTGGGGGCTCAACGGCGCGGGCATGGCCCTGGTGTCGCGGGCCTTCAGCTGCTCGGGCGTGACGGACGCCGCGTGCCAGCCCATGGGCCTGTCGCTGTACCAGGGCTACGTGGTGATGACGGTGCTGGTGGTGGGGCTGATGATTCCGGCGGCGCCCGGGATGATGGGCACCTTCCAGGCGGCGACCAAGGTGGGCCTGAGCCTCTTCCTGCCCGCCGCGGTGGTGAACTCCAGCGGGCTGGCCTACGCCAACGTGGTGTGGCTGTGCCAGACGGTGCAGCAGGTGGGCCTGGGCCTCGTGCTGCTGTCGCTCGGCCACCTGTCCTTCCGGGACATCGCCACCAAGCTGGACAAGGAAGGCGAGGCCTCCGCCCCGGTGGCGTGA
- a CDS encoding tyrosine-protein phosphatase, whose protein sequence is MSGLVDLHCHLLPGVDDGAQRLEDTLEMARALVDLGFSTVAPSPHARPEYAPPEVVDARLAEVRAALEREGIALTLGRNAENVLDDVFLRSLGTPAARLLGAGRYVLVELPYTAPVPALLDILFRIRTKGVFPVIAHPERCLEFERKGRAAEAVRTGALLQLDVGALTGRYGGTAKKLARAFLDEGLYALGATDLHAPVGAREWVGKALAELRSRVGEQAFGRLLRENPARLLAGETLESQEE, encoded by the coding sequence GTGAGCGGTCTGGTCGACCTGCACTGCCACCTGCTGCCAGGCGTGGATGATGGGGCGCAGCGCCTGGAAGACACCTTGGAGATGGCTCGGGCCCTGGTGGACCTGGGCTTCTCCACGGTGGCGCCCAGTCCGCACGCGCGCCCCGAGTACGCGCCCCCCGAGGTGGTGGACGCCAGGCTCGCCGAAGTCCGCGCCGCCCTGGAGCGCGAGGGCATTGCCCTGACGCTCGGGCGCAACGCGGAGAACGTGCTGGATGACGTCTTCCTGCGGAGCCTGGGCACCCCCGCCGCGCGGTTGCTGGGCGCGGGCCGCTATGTGCTCGTGGAGCTGCCCTACACCGCGCCGGTACCCGCGCTGCTCGACATCCTGTTCCGCATCCGCACCAAGGGAGTCTTCCCGGTCATCGCCCACCCGGAGCGTTGCCTGGAGTTCGAGCGCAAGGGCCGCGCCGCCGAGGCGGTGCGCACCGGGGCCTTGCTGCAGCTGGACGTGGGCGCGCTCACCGGGCGCTACGGAGGCACGGCGAAGAAGCTGGCCCGGGCCTTCCTGGACGAGGGGCTCTACGCGCTGGGTGCCACGGACCTGCACGCCCCCGTGGGAGCGCGGGAGTGGGTAGGCAAGGCGCTGGCGGAGCTGCGCTCGCGGGTAGGGGAGCAGGCGTTCGGGCGGCTCCTTCGGGAGAACCCAGCGCGTCTGCTGGCGGGAGAGACACTGGAGTCCCAGGAGGAGTGA
- a CDS encoding DNA gyrase inhibitor YacG has protein sequence MSRPLCSICQKPAAPRAENPSFPFCSRRCRAVDLGRWLGEEYRVPERQSDEREDELPPEHSDRGSDA, from the coding sequence ATGTCGCGCCCCCTCTGTTCCATCTGCCAGAAGCCGGCCGCCCCGCGCGCCGAGAACCCCTCCTTCCCATTCTGCTCGCGGCGGTGCCGCGCGGTGGATCTCGGTCGCTGGCTCGGCGAGGAGTACCGCGTGCCCGAGCGCCAATCGGACGAGCGGGAGGACGAACTGCCGCCCGAGCACTCAGATCGGGGCAGTGACGCGTGA
- a CDS encoding carboxypeptidase regulatory-like domain-containing protein: MRRWGITLGLMLLSAVALAAAPAPSATGTVWITLQPQPSGPLKAPRVRVEGKEVPTNPSGAFRVDGLAGGWVAIQASAEGYQPLERKVQLPAGGQTSVLLPLERIREPGTLRGRIIRQAGGAGAKVPLADVEVQLGGQGVARSDADGRFVLSAVGPGPVSLKLLGAGVRPQEEVVVIPPGGEASIEVALQKAEEVLAWMRGKVRSTQGQPLQATLKVAERKLKARTRPTGDFEFRLPAGRYQVTFEARGHIAQTKTVDVGAGDQALFYVDLSPLEN; this comes from the coding sequence ATGAGGCGCTGGGGAATCACTCTCGGGCTGATGCTCCTGAGCGCGGTGGCGCTGGCCGCGGCCCCGGCTCCGAGCGCGACCGGCACGGTGTGGATCACCCTGCAGCCCCAGCCCTCGGGGCCCTTGAAGGCTCCCCGCGTCCGGGTCGAGGGCAAGGAGGTCCCCACGAACCCGAGCGGAGCATTCCGGGTGGACGGGCTCGCGGGTGGGTGGGTGGCGATCCAGGCGTCGGCGGAGGGCTACCAGCCGCTGGAGCGGAAGGTGCAACTGCCCGCGGGTGGGCAGACCAGTGTCCTGCTGCCCCTGGAGCGCATCCGAGAGCCGGGCACCCTGCGCGGCCGGATCATCCGCCAGGCCGGTGGGGCGGGCGCGAAGGTCCCGCTCGCGGATGTGGAAGTGCAGCTCGGCGGCCAGGGGGTCGCCCGGAGCGACGCGGACGGTCGCTTCGTGCTTTCGGCCGTGGGGCCTGGACCGGTCTCGCTGAAGCTCCTGGGCGCGGGAGTCCGGCCCCAGGAGGAGGTGGTGGTCATCCCGCCGGGAGGTGAAGCCTCCATCGAGGTCGCCCTGCAGAAGGCCGAGGAGGTGCTGGCGTGGATGCGCGGGAAGGTCCGCTCCACGCAGGGCCAGCCGTTGCAGGCCACGCTGAAGGTCGCCGAGCGGAAGCTCAAGGCCCGCACCCGCCCCACGGGAGACTTCGAGTTCCGCCTGCCCGCGGGGCGCTACCAGGTGACCTTCGAGGCGCGCGGCCACATCGCGCAGACCAAGACCGTCGACGTGGGGGCGGGAGATCAGGCGCTGTTCTACGTGGACCTGTCGCCTCTGGAGAACTGA
- a CDS encoding protein kinase domain-containing protein: MSGVPSSGVIPLTRPAAPRRFGQYLLFRKLAEGGMAELYLAKQIGAEGFERDVVIKCMLDHLSKNQDFISMFLDEARLAARLHHPNIVQITDLGVADDRYFICMEYLAGEDLDSLIGCSRHKGEAIPIPVAARIILSALEGLEFAHGYQEQGQSVGLVHRDVSPSNIFVTYQGTVKVLDFGIAKASSRMTQTQPGLLKGKWGYMSPEQARGESIDARSDLFSLGITFHELLTGRRVFERDHEIGVLLALMAQPIPPPSTLRPDIPPALDRIVMKALERQADDRYASASAMRADLEDFLRSTPSVSGISHLAQYMQGLFGPVEVANKTKIPSLTELAAIRVPTPPPPQDERIGYEKTLVRPTDPGEGSSPAAPARPSTDRQPLPAPVPATPPRQSMAVPVAIGALVAVVLLALGGGAAWYFLFRTPAPALSVTAPPVAIPASPVETPPPAPPALPTAPVAQPTPPPATPAPEPTPEPVAKPKIPAKLSQREIDRVFRKHRERLLACGEKFSTDIPPSRRVKLQMSLKNSGEVYDIRISEPTSLAPELAKCLIARMEAARFPPSQTPVLRLELPLVFSER, translated from the coding sequence GTGAGCGGAGTTCCATCCTCAGGCGTCATTCCCCTCACCCGGCCGGCCGCTCCGCGCCGCTTCGGCCAGTACCTGCTCTTCCGCAAGCTCGCCGAAGGAGGCATGGCCGAGCTCTACCTCGCCAAGCAGATCGGCGCCGAGGGCTTCGAACGCGACGTGGTGATCAAGTGCATGCTCGATCACCTCTCCAAGAACCAGGACTTCATCTCGATGTTCCTGGACGAGGCGCGGCTGGCGGCGCGGCTGCACCATCCGAACATCGTGCAGATCACCGATCTCGGCGTGGCCGACGATCGCTACTTCATCTGCATGGAGTACCTCGCGGGAGAGGATCTGGATTCGCTGATCGGCTGCTCGCGCCACAAGGGCGAGGCCATCCCCATTCCGGTCGCCGCGCGAATCATCCTCTCGGCGCTCGAGGGGCTGGAGTTCGCCCACGGCTACCAGGAGCAGGGCCAGTCCGTGGGGCTCGTCCACCGGGACGTCTCCCCCTCGAACATCTTCGTCACCTACCAGGGCACCGTGAAGGTGCTGGACTTCGGGATCGCCAAGGCCTCCTCCCGGATGACCCAGACCCAGCCCGGGCTCCTGAAGGGCAAGTGGGGATACATGTCCCCCGAGCAGGCCCGGGGCGAGTCGATCGACGCGCGCAGCGATCTGTTCTCGCTGGGCATCACCTTCCATGAGCTGCTCACCGGGCGCCGGGTGTTCGAGCGGGACCACGAGATCGGCGTGTTGCTGGCGCTGATGGCCCAGCCCATCCCTCCGCCCAGCACGCTGCGTCCGGACATTCCTCCAGCGCTCGACCGGATCGTCATGAAGGCGCTGGAGCGGCAGGCCGACGATCGCTACGCGAGTGCCTCCGCGATGCGGGCGGACCTGGAGGACTTCCTCCGCTCGACGCCTTCGGTCTCAGGCATCTCCCACCTCGCCCAGTACATGCAGGGCCTGTTCGGACCTGTCGAGGTGGCGAACAAGACGAAGATCCCCTCGCTCACCGAGCTCGCCGCGATCCGCGTACCCACGCCTCCGCCGCCTCAGGACGAGCGCATCGGGTACGAGAAGACGCTGGTCCGACCGACGGATCCGGGCGAGGGCTCCAGCCCCGCCGCGCCAGCGCGTCCGTCCACCGACCGGCAGCCGCTTCCGGCGCCCGTCCCTGCCACCCCTCCCCGCCAGAGCATGGCCGTGCCCGTGGCCATTGGGGCGCTGGTCGCGGTGGTGCTCCTGGCGTTGGGCGGAGGCGCGGCCTGGTACTTCCTGTTCCGCACGCCCGCTCCGGCGCTCTCCGTCACGGCTCCGCCTGTCGCGATCCCGGCGTCTCCGGTGGAAACGCCTCCGCCTGCCCCTCCAGCTCTCCCCACCGCGCCCGTGGCGCAGCCGACTCCGCCGCCGGCCACTCCTGCTCCGGAGCCGACCCCGGAGCCCGTGGCGAAGCCCAAGATCCCCGCCAAGCTCAGCCAGAGAGAGATCGACCGGGTCTTCAGGAAACACCGCGAGAGGCTGCTCGCATGTGGAGAGAAGTTCAGCACCGACATTCCCCCGAGCCGTCGGGTGAAGCTCCAGATGAGCCTCAAGAACTCCGGAGAGGTGTATGACATCCGGATCTCCGAGCCCACCTCTCTGGCACCTGAGCTGGCGAAGTGCCTGATCGCCCGAATGGAGGCGGCGAGGTTCCCGCCCTCTCAGACGCCCGTGCTCCGGCTCGAGCTCCCGCTGGTGTTCAGCGAGCGCTGA
- a CDS encoding RNA ligase family protein, with amino-acid sequence MRLGPDPEFRPLGGKAYGSIPHLPGSRTGPADRHLAPGLARRCTDTARDGAEHVVVLEKLDGSCVAAARLGDTLVALGREGRLAAHSPNEARRLWAAWVAANADRFLAILQPGERLVGEWLALAHGTRYALPHEPFVCFDLMRERERLPWRELVERARAGGFVTPGLVHEGGALSIEAAMERLRGGGFHGAVDPVEGAVWRVERRVGETVRVDFLAKYVRPDKIDGSLLPENTGLPSVWNWRPEAS; translated from the coding sequence GTGCGCCTCGGTCCTGATCCGGAGTTTCGCCCGCTCGGTGGAAAGGCCTACGGCTCCATCCCGCACCTTCCAGGCTCTCGTACCGGCCCCGCGGATCGACACCTCGCTCCCGGGCTCGCGCGGCGCTGTACCGACACGGCGCGCGATGGGGCCGAGCACGTGGTGGTGCTCGAGAAACTCGACGGCTCCTGTGTGGCCGCCGCGCGCTTGGGAGACACGCTCGTCGCGCTCGGTCGAGAGGGTCGGCTCGCCGCGCACTCTCCCAACGAAGCGCGCCGGCTCTGGGCCGCGTGGGTCGCCGCGAACGCGGACCGCTTCCTCGCCATCCTCCAGCCCGGCGAGCGGCTCGTTGGAGAGTGGCTCGCCCTGGCCCATGGCACGCGGTACGCGCTGCCGCACGAGCCCTTCGTCTGCTTCGATCTGATGCGGGAGCGCGAGCGGCTCCCCTGGCGCGAGCTGGTGGAGCGCGCTCGCGCCGGTGGCTTCGTGACACCAGGGCTCGTCCACGAGGGTGGCGCGTTGAGCATCGAGGCGGCGATGGAGCGGCTGCGCGGCGGCGGCTTCCACGGTGCGGTGGATCCCGTCGAAGGCGCGGTCTGGCGGGTGGAGCGGCGCGTGGGCGAGACGGTCCGCGTGGACTTCCTGGCGAAGTACGTGCGGCCCGACAAGATCGACGGCAGCCTGCTCCCCGAGAACACCGGGCTCCCGTCCGTCTGGAACTGGCGCCCGGAGGCGTCGTAG
- a CDS encoding non-canonical purine NTP pyrophosphatase encodes MPRAFFVTGNQYKAEEISRLLSGLDIVWRKLALPGLEPAAPEQGPIDLAALARRKVLAAWQALGAPCFVETTALELDGVASFTGARFKKQWLAQGEQAFLATHGGCRGRVRVAVAFSEDGVAEHVSVFEGSIEGTLLAAPRGDGGYGWDPAWLPDGYARTLGEMAQQKFFLNMRHRPYLELADRLREHSIGGPYEAHVTIATRSEEDLERFRAFCGAAGVKCIFIELGQGAVRFQPMTASYHHGPLRQALDEVQTFARSLAADGFDVTRLKIEALGTNRDIPEEDAAAKAQPANYFEFHVKVTLPSVGADLEALRARCERHGAHLSRNARKVRADGASERFVTLRIRGLGRANADARFTALLRELAETELPLSYPLREYTVYDSNQGLDRGWGEVLT; translated from the coding sequence ATGCCACGCGCCTTCTTCGTCACTGGCAACCAATACAAGGCCGAGGAGATCTCCCGGCTCCTCTCCGGCCTCGACATCGTCTGGCGGAAGCTCGCCCTCCCCGGGCTCGAGCCCGCCGCGCCGGAGCAGGGACCGATCGACCTGGCCGCCCTGGCCCGTCGCAAGGTGCTGGCGGCCTGGCAGGCGCTGGGGGCTCCGTGCTTCGTCGAGACCACGGCGCTCGAGTTGGACGGCGTGGCCTCCTTCACCGGGGCCCGCTTCAAGAAGCAGTGGCTCGCGCAAGGCGAGCAGGCCTTCCTGGCGACCCATGGGGGCTGCCGAGGCCGGGTTCGGGTGGCCGTGGCGTTCTCGGAGGACGGCGTCGCGGAGCACGTCTCGGTCTTCGAGGGCTCCATCGAGGGCACGTTGCTCGCGGCACCCCGTGGCGATGGGGGCTACGGCTGGGATCCCGCCTGGCTGCCCGACGGCTATGCGCGCACGCTCGGAGAGATGGCGCAACAGAAGTTCTTCCTCAACATGCGCCACCGGCCCTACCTGGAGCTGGCGGACCGGCTTCGGGAGCATTCGATCGGTGGCCCCTATGAGGCCCATGTGACGATCGCGACGCGTTCGGAGGAGGACCTCGAGCGCTTCCGTGCCTTCTGCGGCGCCGCGGGGGTCAAGTGCATCTTCATCGAGCTGGGCCAGGGAGCGGTTCGCTTCCAGCCGATGACGGCCTCGTACCACCACGGGCCGCTCCGGCAGGCGCTGGACGAGGTGCAGACGTTCGCGCGCTCCCTGGCGGCCGACGGCTTCGATGTGACGCGGCTCAAGATCGAGGCGCTGGGCACCAACCGCGACATCCCCGAGGAGGATGCGGCGGCGAAGGCCCAGCCGGCGAACTACTTCGAGTTCCACGTGAAGGTGACGCTCCCCTCGGTGGGCGCGGACCTGGAGGCGCTGCGGGCTCGCTGTGAGCGGCATGGCGCGCACCTGTCGCGCAACGCGCGCAAGGTACGGGCGGACGGTGCCTCCGAGCGCTTCGTCACGCTGCGCATTCGCGGCCTGGGTCGGGCGAATGCCGACGCGCGCTTCACGGCGCTGCTGCGGGAGCTGGCGGAGACGGAGCTGCCCCTCTCCTACCCGCTGCGCGAATACACGGTCTACGACTCGAACCAGGGGCTCGATCGGGGCTGGGGCGAGGTGCTGACGTGA
- a CDS encoding nucleotidyl transferase AbiEii/AbiGii toxin family protein yields MNPTPPVLAAAMGLLRRLARSPVAEELILRGGMMMRLWSGSVPRPVEDIDFLARFPFDAAATVARLESLCRVEVEDGMRFGALRSEVIWAETAFPGMRVFVEVALRDTEQPLELRIDTGFGDPMDPPAMWMDHPLEEGTAARVLACRPETLFAWKVHGLFERGPGRFRPKDLFDVYLLARHAPLDAALLPRALRLAFDSRGDSLELTSRLVAGEFGQSPWSLEKWARFRNSLPEGRPEQLSEVVTSVARVLGPVVTVAMALPSRME; encoded by the coding sequence GTGAATCCCACGCCTCCCGTGCTCGCCGCGGCCATGGGCCTGCTCCGGCGCCTTGCCCGCTCGCCCGTGGCGGAGGAGCTCATCCTCCGGGGCGGGATGATGATGCGCCTGTGGAGCGGCTCGGTGCCTCGACCGGTGGAGGACATCGACTTCCTGGCCCGCTTTCCCTTCGACGCGGCGGCGACGGTCGCGAGGCTCGAGTCCCTCTGCCGCGTGGAGGTCGAAGATGGGATGCGCTTCGGTGCGCTGCGCTCCGAGGTGATCTGGGCCGAGACAGCCTTCCCGGGAATGCGCGTCTTCGTCGAGGTGGCCCTGCGCGACACCGAGCAACCCTTGGAGCTGCGGATCGACACCGGCTTCGGCGATCCCATGGACCCTCCCGCGATGTGGATGGACCATCCGCTCGAAGAGGGCACCGCCGCCCGCGTCCTCGCCTGCCGGCCCGAGACGCTGTTCGCCTGGAAGGTCCATGGCCTCTTCGAGCGAGGTCCTGGACGCTTCCGCCCCAAGGATCTCTTCGACGTCTACCTGCTGGCCAGGCACGCCCCGCTCGATGCGGCGCTGCTGCCCCGGGCGCTGCGCCTGGCTTTCGACTCGCGCGGCGACTCACTCGAACTCACCTCCCGACTGGTCGCGGGTGAGTTCGGACAGAGCCCCTGGAGCCTTGAGAAGTGGGCACGTTTCCGCAACAGCCTGCCGGAAGGCCGGCCCGAGCAGCTCTCCGAGGTCGTCACCTCGGTCGCGCGGGTCCTCGGCCCGGTGGTGACGGTGGCCATGGCACTGCCCTCCAGGATGGAGTAG
- a CDS encoding NAD(P)H-quinone oxidoreductase, which yields MQVFRTTGAGGPEVLAPEARPDLTPGPSELLIRVRATALNRADLLQIKGHYAPPPDVPQDIPGLEYAGEVLAVGPRARRFRPGDRVMGLVGGGAWAEQLTVHEREVLPMPEGMDFTDAAALPEVYLTAFDALVLQGGMRTGETVLVHAVASGVGSAAALLCRAMGVRVVGTGRNAAKLERTREWGVERTIHVEGTPPRFAEAVREATGGRGADLALDLVGGDYVPETLEALAPQGRVMLVGLVAGNKAQLPLGVILMKRLRITGTVLRSRPLEEKIALAQAAERHLLPLFRSGALKPVIDAVVPMRDIREALTRMASNETVGKVVLRWD from the coding sequence ATGCAAGTCTTCCGCACCACTGGCGCTGGCGGTCCCGAGGTCCTCGCTCCCGAAGCTCGCCCGGACCTCACGCCAGGTCCCTCCGAGTTGCTCATCCGCGTGCGCGCCACGGCGCTCAACCGCGCGGACCTGCTCCAGATCAAAGGCCACTACGCGCCACCGCCTGACGTGCCCCAAGACATCCCCGGCCTGGAATACGCGGGAGAGGTCCTCGCCGTGGGCCCGCGCGCGCGCCGCTTCCGGCCAGGCGATCGGGTGATGGGCCTGGTAGGCGGAGGTGCCTGGGCCGAACAGCTCACCGTCCACGAGCGCGAGGTGCTCCCCATGCCGGAGGGCATGGACTTCACCGACGCCGCCGCGCTGCCCGAGGTGTACCTCACCGCCTTCGATGCGCTCGTGCTCCAGGGCGGAATGCGGACCGGAGAGACGGTGCTCGTGCATGCGGTGGCCAGCGGCGTGGGCTCCGCGGCGGCGCTCCTGTGCCGGGCAATGGGGGTTCGCGTGGTGGGCACCGGTCGCAACGCCGCGAAGCTGGAGCGCACGCGCGAGTGGGGGGTCGAGCGGACCATCCACGTGGAGGGAACGCCGCCGCGCTTCGCCGAGGCCGTCCGCGAAGCCACGGGAGGCCGAGGCGCTGATCTCGCGCTGGATCTGGTGGGCGGGGACTATGTCCCGGAGACGCTGGAGGCGCTCGCGCCGCAGGGCCGGGTCATGCTCGTGGGGTTGGTCGCGGGCAACAAGGCCCAGCTCCCCCTGGGGGTCATCCTCATGAAGCGGCTGCGCATCACCGGCACGGTGCTTCGCAGCCGCCCGCTGGAAGAGAAGATCGCGCTAGCACAGGCGGCCGAGCGTCACCTGCTGCCGCTGTTCCGCTCGGGGGCCCTCAAGCCCGTCATCGACGCCGTGGTACCCATGCGAGACATCCGGGAAGCCCTCACTCGCATGGCGAGCAACGAGACCGTGGGCAAGGTCGTCCTGCGCTGGGACTGA
- a CDS encoding allene oxide cyclase family protein: MRRTRMKGGLGLVLLTALVGCGDEEAAPLQIQTIQLVERAASDAVVDNEPAGDSAGDVLTFSNLLFDATNTTQMGTDQGYCVRMVAGESWECTWTAFLSDGQLTVSGPFYDRKGSVLAITGGTGAFKGAHGQMQLEFRDSPTQEYTFIYQVLLSQ, from the coding sequence ATGCGAAGGACGCGGATGAAGGGTGGCCTGGGACTCGTGCTGCTCACGGCGCTGGTGGGCTGTGGAGACGAGGAGGCGGCTCCGCTACAGATCCAGACGATCCAGCTGGTGGAGCGCGCGGCCTCGGACGCGGTGGTGGACAACGAGCCGGCGGGGGACTCCGCGGGCGATGTGCTGACCTTCTCGAACCTGTTGTTCGACGCGACGAATACGACGCAGATGGGCACGGACCAGGGGTACTGCGTGCGCATGGTGGCGGGCGAGTCCTGGGAGTGTACGTGGACCGCCTTTCTGAGTGACGGGCAGCTCACGGTGTCGGGGCCCTTCTATGATCGAAAGGGCTCGGTGCTCGCGATTACCGGAGGCACGGGCGCGTTCAAGGGCGCCCACGGCCAGATGCAGCTCGAGTTTCGGGACTCGCCGACGCAGGAATACACCTTCATCTACCAGGTGCTGTTGTCCCAGTAG
- a CDS encoding agmatinase family protein: MATHFDPSAAAPADSGIFGLPHSADEAHVVLVPVPFEATTSYGGGTSEGPAAVLDASRQVDLFDVETGRPYERGIAMLPESEDLRAWNTRAKERAQLVIEAGGVDPANAELRAAADEVNALCEKMNDVVYRTTQQWLEKGKRVGAVGGDHSISYGIIQAHAEKYPGLGVLHLDAHADLRKAYEGFTWSHASIMYNVVKRIPGVKSLVQVAIRDMSQEEHQLIEDSGGRVRAFFDSTLQNKRFDGVPWNRQVDEIVAQLPEHVYLSFDIDGLDPVLCPHTGTPVPGGLSFPEANALIAGVVRSGRTIVGFDLTEVAPAPDGGEWDGNVGARLLYKMIGWMLKSQRA, from the coding sequence ATGGCTACCCACTTCGATCCCAGCGCCGCCGCCCCCGCCGACTCCGGCATCTTCGGCCTCCCCCACTCCGCCGATGAGGCCCACGTCGTCCTCGTCCCCGTCCCCTTCGAGGCCACCACCAGCTACGGCGGTGGCACCTCCGAGGGCCCCGCCGCCGTCCTCGACGCCAGCCGCCAGGTGGACCTCTTCGACGTGGAGACCGGCCGCCCCTACGAACGCGGCATCGCCATGCTCCCCGAGTCCGAGGACCTGCGCGCCTGGAACACCCGCGCCAAGGAGCGCGCCCAGCTCGTCATCGAGGCGGGCGGCGTGGACCCCGCCAACGCCGAGCTGCGAGCGGCCGCCGATGAGGTCAACGCGCTCTGCGAGAAGATGAACGACGTCGTCTACCGCACCACCCAGCAGTGGCTCGAGAAGGGCAAGCGCGTGGGCGCCGTCGGCGGAGACCACTCCATCTCCTACGGCATCATCCAGGCCCACGCCGAGAAGTACCCCGGCCTGGGCGTGCTCCACCTCGACGCGCACGCCGACCTGCGCAAGGCCTACGAGGGCTTCACCTGGTCCCACGCCTCCATCATGTACAACGTGGTGAAGCGCATTCCTGGCGTGAAGTCGCTCGTCCAGGTCGCCATCCGCGACATGAGCCAGGAGGAGCACCAGCTCATCGAGGACTCCGGCGGCCGCGTGCGCGCCTTCTTCGACTCCACCCTGCAGAACAAGCGCTTCGACGGAGTGCCCTGGAACCGCCAGGTGGACGAGATCGTCGCCCAGCTCCCCGAGCACGTGTACCTGTCCTTCGACATCGACGGACTGGACCCGGTGCTCTGCCCCCACACCGGCACGCCCGTGCCCGGCGGCCTCTCCTTCCCCGAGGCCAACGCCCTCATCGCCGGCGTGGTCCGCTCGGGGCGCACCATCGTCGGCTTCGATCTCACCGAGGTGGCCCCGGCTCCCGACGGCGGCGAGTGGGACGGCAACGTGGGCGCCCGGCTGCTCTACAAGATGATCGGCTGGATGCTGAAGTCGCAGCGCGCCTGA